Proteins from a single region of Lasioglossum baleicum chromosome 1, iyLasBale1, whole genome shotgun sequence:
- the G9a gene encoding histone-lysine N-methyltransferase G9a isoform X1, with protein MSEIKCKEAATMEGCQEGGEEEGMMAVERVEDKVSIQKILEGMTNEFNKTVSPVKNAETNRTERSDREETEKPATKPDEMSPIEKEPDKDGDQEAAVTTKQNVTACSTTTIDEDHKEDENIGKQDTLKKDSNGIPRIVLTFRAIDENTDHGKKTKISSCSSNLTLVPDELVNCDQIGGVSVKIENSDEKSDSEEGRTEEPVKESENKEPEKSVEETNSTKEEPDAKVEEKDTISNEKVKTDEADTLVQTTEQGDKVDNVTPVTRKRRMGRPRLRALSDHTEEVPGPKRSARRLCKESLKSTVLESAMARKEKSNYTEENLQFKKQRKYNKPGRPKKVVQGKEQNKQAQVKPPDIRQDTEPCIVDGNISISEINSTLDSSRNSAISENSTSETILDESQNFSSDFEGMPKLSPMIKSSESQSKLSNSIGSPLSDDIPLADIEKPFLKPATGRPKRERGRPKGSQGARKIAKADLFEDGSASVAETGKNNDYPEEGTVPAKRTRRSMAPSPSPAEGQASKPESTAIMSETYGQSMLCLCQVRSQLYVTITGSGAPLYCTAIDSIDNRLVGCCNEVDSNDVAMRRPSTRVPFIILCRMHKERLLRHNCCPSCGLFCSQGRFVQCVNGHQYHRECEVYPNKKGVCPHCGSESTAYDVMVTMSGLRKPVFIPTRKKFSKLPSAKITLPGKGDNTKLAERPPSPLIPPDVIKTPEPSLNSERPERYTIMSLYTSVKNGDLEKLVNVLACGYNANHTFREYAHRTGLHIAADKGHLSCVHVLVQAGAQLDLMDRNQLTPLMLAASKGKADVVKYLIRIGADVTLKGEDGMTALHMAAKSGHLEVCRIILTECKAPRTLVDSVDDGGWTSLIWACEFCHADVARFLLDKKCDPLIRDAEQNIALHWSAYSGSSEITEMLLNEGCDVNAVNVHGDTPLHIAARQDQYAVSVLLLARGAKIGEVNAAGETAVNCCTNDGDTMSALRLNAKVNELSEHMWEKTIKILTNDISRGKETNPIQCVNGHDAEDKPTDFLYVTENCFTSSINVDRTITSLQSCRCEDNCSSEKCLCGNISLRCWYDEEGKLIPEFNYADPPMLFECNPACDCNRITCNNRVVQHGLTQRFQLFRTKGKGWGLRTLRHIPKGSYVCEYVGEIISDSEADHREDDSYLFDLDNRDGETYCIDARRYGNIARFINHSCAPNLLPVRVFVEHQDLHFPRIAFFANRDIEADEELGFDYGEKFWIIKCKSFTCTCGAENCRYSEKTIQVTLDNYRRKIQQEEMLAAQSS; from the exons ATGTCCGAGATAAAGTGTAAGGAAGCTGCCACGATGGAGGGTTGTCAAGAAGGGGGCGAAGAGGAAGGTATGATGGCTGTCGAGAGGGTCGAAGATAAGGTCAGTATCCAAAAGATCCTCGAGGGTATGAcgaatgaatttaacaaaaccGTGAGTCCCGTCAAAAACGCAGAGACTAATCGAACGGAGAGATCGGATCGCGAAGAGACCGAAAAACCGGCGACAAAACCCGATGAAATGTCGCCGATCGAGAAGGAACCCGACAAGGACGGGGACCAGGAGGCGGCGGTTACAACGAAACAAAATGTCACTGCTTGTTCGACGACGACGATAGACGAGGATCACAAGGAGGACGAGAATATCGGTAAACAGGACACGCTGAAAAAGGACAGCAACGGCATTCCTCGTATCGTCCTCACGTTTCGAGCGATCGACGAGAACACCGATCACGGCAAGAAAACAAAGATATCCAGCTGTTCCTCTAACCTTACTTTAGTTCCTGATGAATTAGTGAACTGCGATCAGATTGGTGGGGTCTCTGTGAAGATAGAGAATTCCGACGAGAAATCTGACTCGGAGGAGGGTAGAACCGAAGAGCCTGTTAAGGAATCTGAAAATAAAGAGCCAGAGAAGAGTGTGGAGGAGACAAACAGTACCAAAGAGGAGCCAGATGCGAAAGTGGAAGAGAAAGACACAATTTCCAATGAGAAAGTAAAGACTGACGAAGCGGATACTTTGGTACAAACTACGGAACAGGGAGATAAAGTGGACAATGTTACTCCAGTTACTAGGAAAAGAAGAATGGGACGACCTAGATTAAGAGCACTTAG TGATCACACGGAAGAAGTTCCTGGTCCAAAACGTTCAGCGAGAAGATTATGCAAAGAATCATTGAAGAGTACGGTGCTAGAAAGTGCCATGGCTAGGAAAGAGAAATCCAATTATACAGAAGAGAACTTACAATTTAAGAAACAGAGAAAGTACAATAAACCGGGAAGGCCTAAAAAAGTGGTTCAAGGGAAAGAACAAAATAAGCAGGCACAAGTCAAGCCTCCCGATATACGTCAGGATACAGAGCCTTGCATTGTCGATGGGAATATTAGTATCTCTGAGATAAACTCGACATTAGACTCTTCTAGAAACTCAGCTATATCAGAGAATAGTACGAGTGAAACCATCCTAGACGAGTCTCAAAatttctcatcggattttgaGGGTATGCCAAAGTTATCTCCTATGATAAAAAGCTCAGAGTCTCAATCGAAATTGAGTAACTCGATTGGCAGTCCCTTAAGCGACGACATACCTTTAGCAGACATTGAAAAGCCATTTTTAAAGCCTGCTACTGGTAGACCTAAGCGCGAAAGGGGACGACCTAAGGGAAGTCAAGGTGCGAGGAAAATAGCCAAGGCAGATTTGTTTGAAG ATGGTTCTGCGTCCGTAGCGGAAACAGGAAAAAACAATGATTACCCTGAAG AAGGGACTGTGCCAGCTAAAAGGACACGCAGAAGTATGGCTCCAAGCCCTAGTCCTGCTGAAGGACAAGCCTCGAAGCCGGAGTCGACAGCAATTATGAGTGAA ACATACGGTCAATCAATGTTATGTTTATGCCAAGTAAGGTCACAGTTATACGTAACGATAACTGGTTCCGGTGCACCGCTATATTGTACCGCAATAGATTCTATTGACAACAGGCTGGTAGGCTGCTGTAACGAAGTCGATAGCAACGATGTCGCAATGAGGAGACCCAGTACTCGCGTTCCTTTCATAATCCTGTGTAGAATGCACAAGGAGAGATTGTTGAGGCATAACTGTTGCCCTTCTTGCGGACTGTTCTGTTCGCAAGGGAGGTTCGTGCAGTGCGTGAACGGGCACCAATATCACCGCGAGTGCGAGGTCTATCCGAATAAGAAAGGGGTGTGTCCACACTGTGGAAGCGAAAGTACAGCGTACGACGTGATGGTCACCATGAGCGGTCTCCGGAAACCTGTGTTCATTCCGACTCGTAAGAAATTCTCGAAATTGCCTTCCGCGAAGATCACTCTACCGGGAAAAGGCGACAACACGAAATTGGCAGAGCGTCCTCCCAGTCCTCTGATTCCACCTGACGTAATTAAAACCCCTGAACCTTCTCTCAATTCCGAGAGACCGGAACGTTACACTATCATGAGTCTGTACACCTCTGTGAAAAACGGGGACTTAGAGAAGTTGGTTAACGTTCTAG CGTGCGGTTACAACGCGAACCATACATTCCGAGAGTATGCTCATCGAACCGGACTTCACATAGCTGCGGATAAGGGCCACTTATCTTGTGTACACGTGTTAGTACAAGCTGGTGCTCAATTAGACTTGATGGACAGGAATCAGTTAACGCCTCTGATGCTGGCTGCCAGCAAGGGTAAAGCCGACGTAGTCAAATATCTAATTAGGATAGGCGCCGATGTTACACTGAAAGGAGAGGACGGTATGACTGCTTTGCACATGGCTGCGAAATCGGGTCATCTGGAAGTATGTCGGATCATTCTAACAGAATGCAAAGCACCGAGAACATTAGTGG ATTCTGTGGATGACGGCGGATGGACGAGTTTGATTTGGGCTTGCGAATTTTGTCACGCTGATGTCGCACGGTTTCTATTAGATAAAAAATGCGACCCATTGATCCGAGATGCAGAACAGAACATAGCATTGCATTGGAGCGCGTACAGCGGAAGTTCCGAGATCACGGAGATGCTCCTTAACGAAGGTTGCGACGTAAACGCTGTCAACGTTCATGGCGACACTCCTTT ACATATAGCCGCGAGACAGGACCAGTACGCGGTGAGCGTCCTTTTGTTAGCACGTGGTGCCAAAATAGGTGAAGTAAACGCTGCAGGTGAAACAGCGGTAAACTGTTGTACAAATGACGGGGACACTATGTCCGCTTTAAGATTAAACGCTAAAGTAAATGAGCTTTCCGAGCACATGTGGgagaaaacaataaaaattttaactaa TGACATCTCGCGCGGCAAAGAAACGAATCCTATCCAATGCGTCAACGGACACGACGCAGAAGACAAGCCAACAGATTTCTTGTATGTGACCGAGAACTGTTTTACTAGTAGCATAAATGTTGATCGTACGATAACGTCTTTGCAGTCTTGTCGTTGCGAAGATAACTGTAGCTCAGAGAAATGTTTATGTGGGAACATTAGTCTGAGGTGTTGGTACGACGAAGAGGGAAAGTTGATTCCTGAGTTTAATTATGCAG ATCCTCCAATGTTATTTGAATGCAATCCAGCTTGCGACTGTAATCGTATAACGTGCAACAATCGAGTCGTTCAACACGGCTTGACGCAAAGGTTTCAATTGTTTCGAACGAAGGGTAAAGGTTGGGGTCTGAGAACGTTGCGACACATTCCTAAAGGTTCCTACGTGTGCGAATACGTTGGTGAGATAATATCTGATTCTGAAGCTGATCATAGAGAAGACGATTCTTATCTATTTGATTTAGACAACAGG GATGGAGAGACTTATTGTATCGACGCAAGACGGTACGGGAATATTGCTCGTTTTATAAATCATTCTTGCGCACCTAATCTCTTGCCGGTGCGAGTGTTCGTCGAGCATCAGGATTTGCATTTCCCTAGGATAGCATTTTTTGCGAATCGTGACATCGAAGCGGACGAAGAGCTCGG CTTCGATTACGGAGAAAAGTTCTGGATAATAAAATGCAAGTCATTCACGTGTACCTGTGGAGCCGAAAACTGCCGATATTCTGAGAAGACTATACAAGTCACTTTGGACAACTATCGCAGGAAAATACAGCAGGAAGAAATGCTGGCAGCTCAATCATCGTAA
- the G9a gene encoding histone-lysine N-methyltransferase G9a isoform X2, translating to MSPIEKEPDKDGDQEAAVTTKQNVTACSTTTIDEDHKEDENIGKQDTLKKDSNGIPRIVLTFRAIDENTDHGKKTKISSCSSNLTLVPDELVNCDQIGGVSVKIENSDEKSDSEEGRTEEPVKESENKEPEKSVEETNSTKEEPDAKVEEKDTISNEKVKTDEADTLVQTTEQGDKVDNVTPVTRKRRMGRPRLRALSDHTEEVPGPKRSARRLCKESLKSTVLESAMARKEKSNYTEENLQFKKQRKYNKPGRPKKVVQGKEQNKQAQVKPPDIRQDTEPCIVDGNISISEINSTLDSSRNSAISENSTSETILDESQNFSSDFEGMPKLSPMIKSSESQSKLSNSIGSPLSDDIPLADIEKPFLKPATGRPKRERGRPKGSQGARKIAKADLFEDGSASVAETGKNNDYPEEGTVPAKRTRRSMAPSPSPAEGQASKPESTAIMSETYGQSMLCLCQVRSQLYVTITGSGAPLYCTAIDSIDNRLVGCCNEVDSNDVAMRRPSTRVPFIILCRMHKERLLRHNCCPSCGLFCSQGRFVQCVNGHQYHRECEVYPNKKGVCPHCGSESTAYDVMVTMSGLRKPVFIPTRKKFSKLPSAKITLPGKGDNTKLAERPPSPLIPPDVIKTPEPSLNSERPERYTIMSLYTSVKNGDLEKLVNVLACGYNANHTFREYAHRTGLHIAADKGHLSCVHVLVQAGAQLDLMDRNQLTPLMLAASKGKADVVKYLIRIGADVTLKGEDGMTALHMAAKSGHLEVCRIILTECKAPRTLVDSVDDGGWTSLIWACEFCHADVARFLLDKKCDPLIRDAEQNIALHWSAYSGSSEITEMLLNEGCDVNAVNVHGDTPLHIAARQDQYAVSVLLLARGAKIGEVNAAGETAVNCCTNDGDTMSALRLNAKVNELSEHMWEKTIKILTNDISRGKETNPIQCVNGHDAEDKPTDFLYVTENCFTSSINVDRTITSLQSCRCEDNCSSEKCLCGNISLRCWYDEEGKLIPEFNYADPPMLFECNPACDCNRITCNNRVVQHGLTQRFQLFRTKGKGWGLRTLRHIPKGSYVCEYVGEIISDSEADHREDDSYLFDLDNRDGETYCIDARRYGNIARFINHSCAPNLLPVRVFVEHQDLHFPRIAFFANRDIEADEELGFDYGEKFWIIKCKSFTCTCGAENCRYSEKTIQVTLDNYRRKIQQEEMLAAQSS from the exons ATGTCGCCGATCGAGAAGGAACCCGACAAGGACGGGGACCAGGAGGCGGCGGTTACAACGAAACAAAATGTCACTGCTTGTTCGACGACGACGATAGACGAGGATCACAAGGAGGACGAGAATATCGGTAAACAGGACACGCTGAAAAAGGACAGCAACGGCATTCCTCGTATCGTCCTCACGTTTCGAGCGATCGACGAGAACACCGATCACGGCAAGAAAACAAAGATATCCAGCTGTTCCTCTAACCTTACTTTAGTTCCTGATGAATTAGTGAACTGCGATCAGATTGGTGGGGTCTCTGTGAAGATAGAGAATTCCGACGAGAAATCTGACTCGGAGGAGGGTAGAACCGAAGAGCCTGTTAAGGAATCTGAAAATAAAGAGCCAGAGAAGAGTGTGGAGGAGACAAACAGTACCAAAGAGGAGCCAGATGCGAAAGTGGAAGAGAAAGACACAATTTCCAATGAGAAAGTAAAGACTGACGAAGCGGATACTTTGGTACAAACTACGGAACAGGGAGATAAAGTGGACAATGTTACTCCAGTTACTAGGAAAAGAAGAATGGGACGACCTAGATTAAGAGCACTTAG TGATCACACGGAAGAAGTTCCTGGTCCAAAACGTTCAGCGAGAAGATTATGCAAAGAATCATTGAAGAGTACGGTGCTAGAAAGTGCCATGGCTAGGAAAGAGAAATCCAATTATACAGAAGAGAACTTACAATTTAAGAAACAGAGAAAGTACAATAAACCGGGAAGGCCTAAAAAAGTGGTTCAAGGGAAAGAACAAAATAAGCAGGCACAAGTCAAGCCTCCCGATATACGTCAGGATACAGAGCCTTGCATTGTCGATGGGAATATTAGTATCTCTGAGATAAACTCGACATTAGACTCTTCTAGAAACTCAGCTATATCAGAGAATAGTACGAGTGAAACCATCCTAGACGAGTCTCAAAatttctcatcggattttgaGGGTATGCCAAAGTTATCTCCTATGATAAAAAGCTCAGAGTCTCAATCGAAATTGAGTAACTCGATTGGCAGTCCCTTAAGCGACGACATACCTTTAGCAGACATTGAAAAGCCATTTTTAAAGCCTGCTACTGGTAGACCTAAGCGCGAAAGGGGACGACCTAAGGGAAGTCAAGGTGCGAGGAAAATAGCCAAGGCAGATTTGTTTGAAG ATGGTTCTGCGTCCGTAGCGGAAACAGGAAAAAACAATGATTACCCTGAAG AAGGGACTGTGCCAGCTAAAAGGACACGCAGAAGTATGGCTCCAAGCCCTAGTCCTGCTGAAGGACAAGCCTCGAAGCCGGAGTCGACAGCAATTATGAGTGAA ACATACGGTCAATCAATGTTATGTTTATGCCAAGTAAGGTCACAGTTATACGTAACGATAACTGGTTCCGGTGCACCGCTATATTGTACCGCAATAGATTCTATTGACAACAGGCTGGTAGGCTGCTGTAACGAAGTCGATAGCAACGATGTCGCAATGAGGAGACCCAGTACTCGCGTTCCTTTCATAATCCTGTGTAGAATGCACAAGGAGAGATTGTTGAGGCATAACTGTTGCCCTTCTTGCGGACTGTTCTGTTCGCAAGGGAGGTTCGTGCAGTGCGTGAACGGGCACCAATATCACCGCGAGTGCGAGGTCTATCCGAATAAGAAAGGGGTGTGTCCACACTGTGGAAGCGAAAGTACAGCGTACGACGTGATGGTCACCATGAGCGGTCTCCGGAAACCTGTGTTCATTCCGACTCGTAAGAAATTCTCGAAATTGCCTTCCGCGAAGATCACTCTACCGGGAAAAGGCGACAACACGAAATTGGCAGAGCGTCCTCCCAGTCCTCTGATTCCACCTGACGTAATTAAAACCCCTGAACCTTCTCTCAATTCCGAGAGACCGGAACGTTACACTATCATGAGTCTGTACACCTCTGTGAAAAACGGGGACTTAGAGAAGTTGGTTAACGTTCTAG CGTGCGGTTACAACGCGAACCATACATTCCGAGAGTATGCTCATCGAACCGGACTTCACATAGCTGCGGATAAGGGCCACTTATCTTGTGTACACGTGTTAGTACAAGCTGGTGCTCAATTAGACTTGATGGACAGGAATCAGTTAACGCCTCTGATGCTGGCTGCCAGCAAGGGTAAAGCCGACGTAGTCAAATATCTAATTAGGATAGGCGCCGATGTTACACTGAAAGGAGAGGACGGTATGACTGCTTTGCACATGGCTGCGAAATCGGGTCATCTGGAAGTATGTCGGATCATTCTAACAGAATGCAAAGCACCGAGAACATTAGTGG ATTCTGTGGATGACGGCGGATGGACGAGTTTGATTTGGGCTTGCGAATTTTGTCACGCTGATGTCGCACGGTTTCTATTAGATAAAAAATGCGACCCATTGATCCGAGATGCAGAACAGAACATAGCATTGCATTGGAGCGCGTACAGCGGAAGTTCCGAGATCACGGAGATGCTCCTTAACGAAGGTTGCGACGTAAACGCTGTCAACGTTCATGGCGACACTCCTTT ACATATAGCCGCGAGACAGGACCAGTACGCGGTGAGCGTCCTTTTGTTAGCACGTGGTGCCAAAATAGGTGAAGTAAACGCTGCAGGTGAAACAGCGGTAAACTGTTGTACAAATGACGGGGACACTATGTCCGCTTTAAGATTAAACGCTAAAGTAAATGAGCTTTCCGAGCACATGTGGgagaaaacaataaaaattttaactaa TGACATCTCGCGCGGCAAAGAAACGAATCCTATCCAATGCGTCAACGGACACGACGCAGAAGACAAGCCAACAGATTTCTTGTATGTGACCGAGAACTGTTTTACTAGTAGCATAAATGTTGATCGTACGATAACGTCTTTGCAGTCTTGTCGTTGCGAAGATAACTGTAGCTCAGAGAAATGTTTATGTGGGAACATTAGTCTGAGGTGTTGGTACGACGAAGAGGGAAAGTTGATTCCTGAGTTTAATTATGCAG ATCCTCCAATGTTATTTGAATGCAATCCAGCTTGCGACTGTAATCGTATAACGTGCAACAATCGAGTCGTTCAACACGGCTTGACGCAAAGGTTTCAATTGTTTCGAACGAAGGGTAAAGGTTGGGGTCTGAGAACGTTGCGACACATTCCTAAAGGTTCCTACGTGTGCGAATACGTTGGTGAGATAATATCTGATTCTGAAGCTGATCATAGAGAAGACGATTCTTATCTATTTGATTTAGACAACAGG GATGGAGAGACTTATTGTATCGACGCAAGACGGTACGGGAATATTGCTCGTTTTATAAATCATTCTTGCGCACCTAATCTCTTGCCGGTGCGAGTGTTCGTCGAGCATCAGGATTTGCATTTCCCTAGGATAGCATTTTTTGCGAATCGTGACATCGAAGCGGACGAAGAGCTCGG CTTCGATTACGGAGAAAAGTTCTGGATAATAAAATGCAAGTCATTCACGTGTACCTGTGGAGCCGAAAACTGCCGATATTCTGAGAAGACTATACAAGTCACTTTGGACAACTATCGCAGGAAAATACAGCAGGAAGAAATGCTGGCAGCTCAATCATCGTAA